From Marivirga harenae, one genomic window encodes:
- a CDS encoding DUF4197 domain-containing protein, translated as MKRLSIFSIFVSILLLSSCDLLNDAIEEQENTIDIAAGLKEALRVGTDTATSKLAVVDGYLRDEAVKILLPDELEAQINALKAVELNVFGLGTITGDQIYNTGVPFLGINSLAEKEEELIMGINRAAEEAAKEAGPIFFDAIRGITITDAENILYGSDTAATAYLVNNTYQSLFDTFEPKVNTAVNSVTIGNRTVEELYSNFVSEYNNILNTSVPIGFLENQSLGSISGINTINEADISAFATGRGLDGLFLKVQEEETNIRKNVNARVNEILQKVFGLLD; from the coding sequence ATGAAAAGGCTATCCATATTCAGCATATTTGTTTCTATCCTGCTATTAAGTTCTTGTGATTTACTCAATGATGCAATCGAGGAACAAGAAAATACCATTGACATTGCAGCGGGCTTAAAAGAAGCCTTAAGAGTTGGTACCGACACGGCTACTTCCAAACTGGCTGTTGTAGATGGTTATTTACGAGATGAAGCTGTTAAAATTCTACTTCCCGATGAATTGGAAGCTCAAATTAATGCACTCAAAGCCGTAGAGCTGAATGTTTTCGGTTTAGGAACCATAACTGGGGATCAGATTTATAATACTGGTGTTCCATTTTTAGGAATTAATAGTTTAGCAGAGAAAGAAGAAGAATTGATAATGGGGATTAATCGGGCAGCAGAGGAAGCCGCTAAAGAAGCGGGGCCGATATTTTTTGATGCCATTCGAGGAATTACCATAACAGATGCAGAGAACATTTTATACGGATCTGATACTGCTGCAACTGCTTATCTTGTCAATAACACCTATCAATCATTGTTCGATACCTTTGAGCCAAAAGTTAATACTGCTGTCAATTCCGTTACTATAGGAAACAGAACAGTAGAGGAGCTTTATAGCAATTTTGTTAGCGAGTATAATAATATTTTAAACACCTCAGTTCCCATCGGATTTTTAGAAAATCAAAGTTTGGGTTCCATTTCAGGCATCAACACCATTAATGAAGCAGATATTTCGGCTTTTGCGACAGGAAGAGGCTTGGACGGACTATTCTTAAAAGTACAGGAAGAGGAAACCAATATTCGGAAAAATGTGAACGCAAGAGTAAATGAGATCCTGCAAAAAGTATTTGGCTTGTTGGATTAA
- a CDS encoding ABC transporter permease — protein MGKLKSIIKFKKYANGWSFALIALVLIIGLPIYTLFFKLFEETTDSVWGHLVNTVLTDYILNSIGLVVVVSILTLLMGVSSAWIVSTSNIPFRRHFEWMLILPLAIPTYIAAYTYAGIFDYTGPIQIFLRDIGFSDLVYIDIMNFWGVAVVMSLVLFPYVYVVARSSFMSQSATLLEASRILGSSSWRTFFRIALPISRPAIIGGLSLVMMEVLNDYGAVKYYGVSTFTTGIFRAWFSFGDPNSAINLSGILMAFIFMMIMVERLQRGKVKFDEGARIGRQLKRYQLKGWKKFFAWIVCFIPLFLGFITPVFQLILWSVQTIKKIIDFDFLILMANSFGLALLAAFLCVGFSVVILFAVKVNRNRFFSLLAKFAALGYSIPGAVIAIGIMIPLLGLDKFLIATWAESFNMKIGLIFSGTIFALTFAYVVRFLTVSLNPIEAAFKKTGDSIDEASYSLGAGSFKTLIKVNLPLIKSALISGGILVFVDILKELPLTLILRPFNFHTLATKAYELASDELIAESATPSLIIIVIGTIPIIILNRLMKTTKADGSTIN, from the coding sequence GTGGGTAAGTTAAAGTCCATTATAAAATTTAAAAAGTATGCCAATGGTTGGTCCTTTGCTCTAATAGCATTGGTGCTGATTATTGGCTTACCTATTTACACCCTTTTCTTCAAGCTTTTCGAGGAAACTACCGACAGTGTTTGGGGGCATCTAGTAAACACAGTACTGACAGATTATATTCTGAATTCAATCGGTTTAGTGGTAGTGGTCAGTATTTTGACCTTACTGATGGGTGTTTCTTCGGCATGGATCGTTAGCACAAGTAACATACCATTTCGCAGGCATTTCGAATGGATGTTGATCCTTCCATTGGCGATTCCTACCTACATTGCCGCTTATACCTATGCCGGTATTTTCGATTACACTGGACCTATCCAGATATTTTTAAGAGATATTGGCTTTTCTGATCTTGTGTATATAGACATTATGAATTTCTGGGGAGTTGCCGTGGTCATGTCATTAGTTTTATTCCCCTATGTTTATGTAGTAGCCAGATCAAGCTTTATGAGCCAATCAGCTACATTACTTGAAGCCTCCAGAATTTTGGGCAGTTCTTCGTGGCGAACATTCTTTAGAATTGCATTACCGATCAGTAGGCCTGCAATTATTGGTGGCTTGTCGCTGGTCATGATGGAAGTCCTCAATGATTATGGGGCCGTAAAATATTACGGAGTTAGCACTTTTACAACAGGAATTTTTAGGGCTTGGTTTTCATTTGGAGATCCTAATTCGGCCATCAATCTATCTGGTATTCTAATGGCCTTTATCTTCATGATGATCATGGTGGAAAGATTGCAGCGTGGAAAAGTTAAATTTGATGAAGGTGCTAGAATTGGCAGGCAACTGAAGCGATACCAATTAAAGGGCTGGAAAAAATTCTTCGCCTGGATAGTTTGTTTCATTCCACTATTTCTAGGGTTTATCACGCCTGTTTTTCAATTGATATTATGGTCAGTTCAAACCATCAAAAAAATAATCGATTTTGATTTTTTAATTCTGATGGCCAATAGTTTTGGACTTGCTTTACTGGCAGCTTTTTTATGCGTTGGTTTTTCGGTCGTAATTTTATTTGCGGTTAAAGTCAATAGAAACAGATTTTTTAGTTTGTTGGCAAAATTTGCGGCACTAGGCTACTCAATACCTGGAGCAGTAATTGCCATTGGCATAATGATTCCGCTATTGGGATTAGATAAATTCTTAATTGCTACCTGGGCGGAAAGTTTCAATATGAAAATCGGATTGATATTCAGCGGGACCATTTTCGCACTTACTTTTGCTTATGTCGTCCGTTTCCTAACCGTGTCTTTAAACCCTATTGAAGCAGCTTTTAAGAAGACCGGAGACAGTATTGATGAAGCTTCGTATTCACTGGGTGCAGGCTCATTCAAAACACTTATTAAAGTCAATTTACCATTAATTAAAAGTGCGTTGATTTCAGGAGGTATTCTTGTCTTTGTAGATATATTAAAAGAACTACCTTTAACCCTGATTTTAAGACCTTTTAATTTTCATACATTAGCAACCAAAGCATACGAGTTAGCCAGCGATGAATTAATAGCCGAATCGGCAACCCCTTCGCTCATTATTATCGTTATTGGCACCATACCTATTATCATTTTGAACAGGCTAATGAAAACTACTAAAGCTGATGGAAGTACTATCAATTAA
- a CDS encoding ABC transporter ATP-binding protein has product MEVLSIKNLHKRFGKKLQYAVNNANLSLQKGELLALVGESGSGKTTLLRLVAGFEEADAGQISINGDKVVDDNFSMKPEKRKIGMVFQDYALFPHLTVADNIKFGLSKGQFPDVQGRIREVMDMVGLSSYAKRFPHHLSGGQQQRVALARALAPNPPLILLDEPFSNLDAVLKDQVREEVRNIIKKAGATALFVTHDMRDALSSADRIAILKDGKIQQVGTPRELYETPKNLYVASFFGKINAMNATAENGTYKLKAGEINGAKTDKKGQVLIAIRPENIEILTEPQENVFPAKVELAQYFGDHQQVHADIGSETHVVIHAHEKILFDKGDHIYLRFNPNKIHVLDTCWYPGLVS; this is encoded by the coding sequence ATGGAAGTACTATCAATTAAGAATTTACATAAGAGATTTGGTAAGAAACTCCAGTACGCTGTTAATAATGCAAACTTGAGTCTACAGAAGGGAGAACTTTTAGCATTAGTAGGAGAAAGTGGTAGTGGAAAAACAACTTTATTACGGCTAGTTGCTGGCTTCGAAGAAGCAGATGCAGGGCAGATATCGATCAATGGTGATAAAGTTGTTGATGATAATTTCAGCATGAAACCTGAGAAAAGAAAAATCGGTATGGTCTTCCAAGATTATGCTCTATTTCCACATTTAACGGTGGCAGACAATATAAAATTCGGACTGTCTAAAGGACAATTCCCTGATGTGCAAGGTAGAATAAGGGAAGTAATGGACATGGTGGGTTTGAGCAGTTATGCCAAGAGATTCCCTCATCACCTTTCGGGTGGCCAGCAGCAGCGTGTAGCTTTGGCACGAGCTTTAGCGCCTAACCCACCACTAATCTTATTAGATGAACCCTTCAGTAATTTGGATGCAGTCTTAAAGGACCAGGTCCGGGAAGAAGTCCGGAATATTATCAAAAAGGCTGGCGCAACCGCACTATTTGTTACCCACGATATGCGTGATGCTCTTTCATCTGCAGACAGAATTGCGATTTTGAAAGATGGAAAAATACAGCAAGTGGGTACGCCTCGTGAACTTTATGAAACACCAAAGAATCTATATGTAGCCAGCTTCTTCGGGAAAATAAACGCAATGAATGCTACAGCAGAAAATGGGACTTATAAACTTAAAGCAGGTGAAATCAATGGTGCCAAAACCGATAAAAAAGGGCAGGTATTAATAGCAATCAGACCAGAGAATATTGAAATCCTGACGGAGCCACAAGAAAATGTATTCCCTGCAAAAGTAGAATTAGCCCAGTATTTTGGTGACCACCAGCAAGTACATGCTGATATTGGATCGGAAACTCATGTAGTAATTCATGCCCATGAAAAAATCCTGTTTGATAAAGGAGATCATATCTATTTAAGATTTAATCCCAATAAAATTCATGTTTTGGATACATGTTGGTATCCTGGTTTGGTGAGTTAA